In a single window of the Pieris rapae chromosome 9, ilPieRapa1.1, whole genome shotgun sequence genome:
- the LOC110998467 gene encoding fibroblast growth factor receptor substrate 2, producing MGCFYSKKEISDLHPNIFRVVNIDEDGSDLCSGQLEITDIDIILYREGRDSTVWPLHSLRRYGFEGDLFSFESGRRCETGEGIYAFRCRRASVLFRTLQQQIQLRNVVHDSVSYPVSRINPSPQSRQTLQASVVHRSSVDNGQPDTVLNNNPILPPLPRNPTPRSPSSADILEVVQPLNGRTQTNTHATNIYQVRNFKREHNNNQSELGDGRHMYSNELNRDLAKLRKTLRREMALIAIRDIEDETRFLKGRYMENEGGPSNEMTNDIDQKSLEDSDKLHADLAIQTNINSDLNVDQKDAVRDPTRLYVNITPNEQLPVEPVKNDIPITPVTPKPVEYCNLTIGSNPEVNTYANLMIGEMAENIKKHDHNQKYSESDTFMSMSPVEELEVNYAVLDIDTNKETLRTGVQAASPESQSNNSSKNNSTASYSSHARSRIVSQNSIDKGSSTNAVPSLATTASIGYTTIDFDKTVALTSVAAAADANLDGRKSRHNSCVIISNACERK from the exons ATGGGATGTTTCTATAGCAAAAAGGAAATTTCTGACTTGCATCCAAATATATTTCGCGTTGTTAATATTGATGAAGATGGCTCAGACCTGTGTTCTGGTCAGTTAGAAATAACAGATATAGATATCATTCTTTATAGAGAAGGCAGAGATTCAACAGTATGGCCACTACATTCTTTACGAAGATATGGCTTTGAAGGAGATTTATTCAGTTTTGAGTCAG GACGGAGATGTGAAACAGGTGAAGGAATATATGCATTTAGATGCCGAAGAGCATCTGTGCTCTTTAGAACCCTGCaacaacaaatacaattacGAAATGTTGTCCATGATTCAGTGTCATATCCAGTATCAAGAATCAATCCATCTCCTCAAAGCCGACAAACACTTCAAGCTAGTGTGGTTCACAGATCTTCAGTGGATAATGGACAACCAGATACAGTTCTGAACAATAATCCTATATTGCCACCATTGCCACGTAATCCAACTCCCAGGTCTCCATCTAGTGCAGATATATTAGAGGTAGTCCAACCATTGAATGGACGTACCCAAACAAATACTCATGCTACTAATATCTACCAAGtgagaaattttaaaaggGAACACAATAACAATCAGTCTGAACTTGGAGATGGGCGACATATGTATTCTAATGAACTTAATAGGGACTTGGCAAAACTTAGAAAAACCTTAAGACGTGAAATGGCTTTAATTGCTATCAGAGACATTGAGGATGAGACAAGGTTTCTTAAAGGGAGGTATATGGAAAATGAAGGAGGGCCATCTAATGAAATGACAAATGATATTGACCAAAAATCACTAGAAGATAGTGATAAATTGCATGCTGATCTTGCCATACAGACAAACATAAATTCGGACCTGAATGTTGATCAAAAAGATGCTGTCAGAGATCCTACCAGgctatatgttaatattacaCCAAATGAACAACTTCCCGTAGAACCTGTTAAAAATGACATACCTATCACACCAGTTACACCCAAACCAGTAGAGTATTGCAATCTGACTATTGGTTCTAACCCAGAGGTCAACACATATGCTAATCTTATGATAGGTGAAATGGCTGAGAATATCAAAAAACATGATCATAATCAGAAATATTCTGAATCTGATACTTTTATGTCTATGTCACCAGTGGAGGAACTAGAAGTCAACTATGCTGTTTTAGATATtgatacaaataaagaaactcTACGAACAGGTGTGCAAGCAGCAAGCCCTGAGAGTCAATCAAATAATAGTTCTAAGAATAATAGTACTGCATCTTATTCCTCACATGCAAGAAGCCGAATTGTATCACAAAATAGTATAGATAAAGGTTCAAGTACAAATGCTGTACCATCATTAGCCACAACAGCTAGCATAGGCTATACCACTATAGATTTTGACAAAACAGTCGCATTAACTTCAGTTGCAGCAGCCGCTGATGCAAACCTTGATGGTCGTAAAAGCAGACATAACTCAtgtgttattatttcaaatgctTGTGAAAGGAAGTAA